The window CTTGATGCCATACTGTCTCGGATTGCGGTTCGACACCACCAACACCGCAGAAGATGACGACTGCTCCATCGAGTACTCGCAGTGAGCGCTCTACTTCAACGGTGAAGTCAACATGTCCTGGAGTATCAATAATATTGATCCTATTATCTTTCCAGTAACAGGTTGTTGCAGCGGAAGTTATCGTGATGCCGCGTTCCTTTTCCTGTACCATCCAATCCATTGTAGCAGTACCTTCGTGAACTTCTCCCATTTGGTGCACTATGCCTGTGTAGAACAAAATCCGTTCTGTGACGGTTGTCTTTCCTGCGTCAATATGAGCGATAAGCCCGATATTGCGTATGTCGTTCAGCGCATAGTGTTTTTGTTGCATAATTAAATTCTAAAGTGTGCAAATGCTTTGTTTGCCTCTGCCATTCTCCAGACTTCTTCGCGTTTTTTAATCGATGAACCTTCATTGTTATATGCAGCGATAAGTTCACCGGCTAATTTCTCGTCGATTGTCTTCTCATGGCGTTTACGAGCAAAATTAACAATCCATCTGAAAGCAAGAGCTTGCTGTCTTTCTTTGCTGACTTCCATTGGCACCTGGTAGTTTGCACCACCGATCCTGCGGGTTTTCACTTCGACCTTGGGTTTTACATTCTCAAGCGCTTGTTTGAAAACCTTGATGGGATCTTCCTGTGTCTTTTTCTGTATGATCTCCAGAGCGTGATAGAATTTACGTTCTGCAAGACTCTTCTTTCCGCGTACCATCATCTGATTAATGAATTTCGCAACGACGATATCGTCATATTTTGGATCGGGAAGTATTTGCCTTTTTTGAGCTTTCTTTCTTCTAGACATGTAAACCCACTATCCTAATTTCTTGGTTTTCTTTGTTCCGTATTTGGAACGACTCTTCTTTCGGTTATCCACTCCGCTTGCATCCAAAGTACCTCGGATAACATGATAACGTACACCAGGTAAATCTTTTACACGACCCCCTCTGATGAGGACGATGGAGTGTTCCTGAAGATTGTGCCCTTCACCTGGGATATAACTTGTTACTTCAATCCCATTAGAAAGACGCACACGGGCAACTTTTCGCAGTGCTGAGTTGGGTTTTTTGGGAGTGGTCGTATACACGCGGGTACACACACCTCTCTTTTGAGGACAACCCTGCAAAGCCTTATTCTTTTTGGCTTTTTTCTGCTTCTGCCTGCCCTTTCTTATAAGTTGAGAAATTGTAGGCACTTAAGCCTCCTGTTCCTGTATATTGTTTTCAAAATCTTCGTCTTCGAGATGGATGGTCGCTTTTGGTAAGAGATCGTCCACAGTTTTCTTAAGACTCAACTCTTCATCAAGTGTTTCTTTGACCATCTTACGCCAGTATTTTGCACCAGTACCAGCTGGAATTCTATGGCCAATAATTACACTCTCTTTTAGACCTTCAAGGGTATCCACTTTTCCATAAACCGATGCTTCTGTCAGCACTTTCGTTGTGTTCTGGAATGATGCTGCTGAGATAAAGCTGTCTGTTATCAATGCAGATTTTGTAATACCCATAAGAAGCTGCTCAAAGGTTGCAACCTTTCCACCTTCCTGCTCGACTTCAATATTAACTTTCTTTACGTGTAGTTTATCAACGATCTCGCCTTCAAGGAAGATTGTATCACCCGGATCAAGAATCTTAACTTTCTGCATCATCTGACGGACGATTACACGAATGTGCTTATCATTGATGTCCACACCCTGCTTACGGTAGATTTCAAGAATTTCATTAGTAATGAATTCCTGTGTTGCAACAACACCCTTTGCAGTAAGAATATCATGCGGATCGAGTGGTCCATCTGATAGCGGATCACCATTTTCTACGACATCACCCTCGTGCACAATAATTCTGCGGCCATACGGAATCGTATAATCCTGATCAATACCTGTCGATTCTGATGAAATTGTTACTTTTCTTCCAAGTCGGGTAAGTTTACCGATCTTTACCACACCATCGATCTCTGTGATGACTGCTTTACTGGATGGTGACCGAGCTTCAAAAAGTTCAACAACACGCGGAAGTCCACCTGTTATATCTCGCTGTTTGACTGTGACACGTGAGGTTTTACCAAGGATTTCTCCCGGAAATACTCGTGACCCTTCTTCAACTTCCAGATTAAGTCCTGCAGGAAGTGGTACACGGATCTTCTTCTTATCATCAGTTTCAATAATAAGCTGTGCCTGTTTACCGACATCGCGTGATTCAAGAATCGTTATTTCTGTTCGACCAGTTAACTCATTAAATTCAGTTTTATATGTTTCATCATCAATGAAGTCATCATAATGAACGGTACCTTTGACAGTCGAGATCAAAGGAGTGTTGTAGTTATCCCAGCTGAAGAGAAGGGTATCTTTAACAACTTTCTGATCTTCAGATACATAGATCGTTGCACCATATTCAACACTATAATGACTGAGTTCCTCTTTGGATTCGGGATCAATAACTCTTATCTTACCCTGATAACTGGATGCGATCTTTTGGTCATCTCTATCTACGACATAATCCAATCTATCATATTTGACGATACCGTCTTTTTCTGCATTGACTTCTGCTTTTTCCACAAGTGTACTTGCTGCACCACCAATATGGAAAGTTCGAAGAGTAAGCTGAGTACCAGGTTCACCTATACTTTGTGCTGCGATCACACCGACTGGTGTTCCAATCGTTACGGGTTTTCCTGTTGAAAGGTCTCTTCCGTAGCATTTTGCACAAATTCCTTTATCGGCTTCACAAGTAAGCACTGAACGGATCCTGACAATTCTTATACCATGTTTCTGAATAAGATTTGCCTTATCATCGGAAATCGTTTCACCAGCTTCAACAATGATCTCTCCGCTAACCGGATCAACAACCTCTTCAACGGCAGTTCTTCCTTTGATCCTGTCACTTAAAGGCTCGATCGTTTTATTACCTTCCTTGAGGGCAGTCATATCTACACCCTGCATGGTTCCGCAGTCATGAGTCGAAATGACAACAGATTGAGCAACATCTACCAATCTTCGAGTAAGATAACCAGCATCAGCAGTTTTCAGAGCAGTATCAGCGAGACCTTTTCGGGCACCATGTGTTGATATGAAATATTCCAAAATACTCAAACCTTCCTTAAAGTTGGATTTGATAGGATTTTCAATGATCTCACCCATCTCACCGGTAAGTTTTCTGGAAGGTTTTTCCATCAAACCTCTCATTGCACCAAGTTGTTTGATCTGATCTCTACCACCACGAGCACCTGAAACAGCCATAATCCAGATCGGGTTGAAACCCTGCCTGTCTTCTTTCAGCTCTTCCATCATCCTATCAGTGATCTCTTCAGTTGCAATTTTCCACTGGTCGATTAAACGGTCATAACGCTCGCTTTCAGTAATAATACCCGTATCATATTCTTCCTGGATTTCGATCACTTCATCTTCAGAACTCTCAAGAATGTTCGATTTCTGTTGAGGTACGATAATATCGACCATGCCGAAAGTGGTACCTGATTTTGTAGCATACTGGAATCCAATATTTTTAAGATCATCGAGATAGTAAGCAGTTCTTTCAGCACCATATTTCTCATACACTTCGTATGTTAGCTGGTTGATCTTGCCTTTGTCAAAACTATAATTCTTAAAGCTGATATCTTCTGGAATAATTTGGTTAAAGACAACTCTTCCAACCGTTGTAATTATTCTTTTACCAGTAAGTTTACATTTGTATTCAATCCAGGAATGGATATGCAATCCAATATCCTTTTCTTTATCAATAGCACTATATTTTTGATAGGATTTTGTGCCTTGTAATTCATAAGCGACTAATACTTCTTTTGTCGAATTGAATTTTGGAAGAGCTTTCGGATCATCGGGTTCTTCTGATGTAGCAGTGGTCAGAAAATATACACCAAGCACAATGTCCTGACTCGCCATAAGAACAGGTTTTCCATTTGCAGGAGAAAGAATATTATTCACTGGAGTCATGAGTGCCCGAGCTTCCATTTGTGCTTCACCAGAGAGAGGAATATGAACAGCCATCTGGTCACCATCGAAGTCAGCATTGAAAGGGTAACACAAAAGTGGATGCAGCTGAATTGCCTTTTCTTCGATAAGAACAGGAAGGAAAGCCTGCATACTCAAACGGTGAAGTGTAGGTGCTCTGTTCAGGAGAACGGGATAATCTTTGATCACTTCTTCAAGGATCTTCCACACTTCGGGCTTCTTCTCTTCCATGAGACGTTTTGCCTGTTTGGTTGTACTGACACCCTCGAATTTCTCAATTCGTTCAATAATATAAGGCTTGAAAAGTTCAAGCGCCATTTTCTTGGGTAAGCCACATTGATTGAGCTGAAGGTCAGGTCCAATAACAATAACAGAACGACCTGAATAATCGACACGTTTACCGAGAAGGTTCTGACGGAAACGACCCTTCTTTCCCTTAAGTTGATCACTCAAAGACTTAAGGGGTCTGTTTCCTCGTCCTTTAACCGGTCTTGATTTTCTGCTGTTATCAAGTAATGCATCGACAGCTTCCTGGAGAATTCTCTTTTCATTTCTCAGGATGACTTCAGGTGCATGACCTTCAATGAGAGCTTTCAAACGGTTGTTACGAGTAATAACACGTCTATAAAGATCGTTGAAATCCGCAGTTGCAAAACTGCCACCTTCAAGATAAACAAGCGGTCTGAGGTCAGGTGGCATAACTGGGATTGTTTCAAGGATCATCCATTCAGGTCGGTTCCCGGAATTGAGAAAAGCATCAACGATTTTCAATTTCTTAATGAGTTTTGCTTTTGCCTGTTTTGTTTCGAACTTGATAGAAGTTCTTAATTTATCTACCTCATCATTGAGTTCGATCTCTGATAGAAGCAGCCTGATCGGTTCTGCTCCCATCTCAGCTTCGAATCCTGTAGGATACTTCTCTTTTG is drawn from Candidatus Cloacimonadota bacterium and contains these coding sequences:
- the rpsG gene encoding 30S ribosomal protein S7; this encodes MSRRKKAQKRQILPDPKYDDIVVAKFINQMMVRGKKSLAERKFYHALEIIQKKTQEDPIKVFKQALENVKPKVEVKTRRIGGANYQVPMEVSKERQQALAFRWIVNFARKRHEKTIDEKLAGELIAAYNNEGSSIKKREEVWRMAEANKAFAHFRI
- a CDS encoding 30S ribosomal protein S12 gives rise to the protein MPTISQLIRKGRQKQKKAKKNKALQGCPQKRGVCTRVYTTTPKKPNSALRKVARVRLSNGIEVTSYIPGEGHNLQEHSIVLIRGGRVKDLPGVRYHVIRGTLDASGVDNRKKSRSKYGTKKTKKLG
- the rpoC gene encoding DNA-directed RNA polymerase subunit beta'; amino-acid sequence: MIRELKRDKVVKDYDYVSIKIASPEKIRDWSYGEVTRPETINYRTLKPEKDGLFCERIFGPEKDYECSCGKYKKYRFKGLICDRCGVEVTSSKVRRQRMGHIELAVPVAHIWFVKQIPSPIQLLLDLKSKELDRVLYYESYIVLNPGASEYNVGDVIDEESYQHAKEKYPTGFEAEMGAEPIRLLLSEIELNDEVDKLRTSIKFETKQAKAKLIKKLKIVDAFLNSGNRPEWMILETIPVMPPDLRPLVYLEGGSFATADFNDLYRRVITRNNRLKALIEGHAPEVILRNEKRILQEAVDALLDNSRKSRPVKGRGNRPLKSLSDQLKGKKGRFRQNLLGKRVDYSGRSVIVIGPDLQLNQCGLPKKMALELFKPYIIERIEKFEGVSTTKQAKRLMEEKKPEVWKILEEVIKDYPVLLNRAPTLHRLSMQAFLPVLIEEKAIQLHPLLCYPFNADFDGDQMAVHIPLSGEAQMEARALMTPVNNILSPANGKPVLMASQDIVLGVYFLTTATSEEPDDPKALPKFNSTKEVLVAYELQGTKSYQKYSAIDKEKDIGLHIHSWIEYKCKLTGKRIITTVGRVVFNQIIPEDISFKNYSFDKGKINQLTYEVYEKYGAERTAYYLDDLKNIGFQYATKSGTTFGMVDIIVPQQKSNILESSEDEVIEIQEEYDTGIITESERYDRLIDQWKIATEEITDRMMEELKEDRQGFNPIWIMAVSGARGGRDQIKQLGAMRGLMEKPSRKLTGEMGEIIENPIKSNFKEGLSILEYFISTHGARKGLADTALKTADAGYLTRRLVDVAQSVVISTHDCGTMQGVDMTALKEGNKTIEPLSDRIKGRTAVEEVVDPVSGEIIVEAGETISDDKANLIQKHGIRIVRIRSVLTCEADKGICAKCYGRDLSTGKPVTIGTPVGVIAAQSIGEPGTQLTLRTFHIGGAASTLVEKAEVNAEKDGIVKYDRLDYVVDRDDQKIASSYQGKIRVIDPESKEELSHYSVEYGATIYVSEDQKVVKDTLLFSWDNYNTPLISTVKGTVHYDDFIDDETYKTEFNELTGRTEITILESRDVGKQAQLIIETDDKKKIRVPLPAGLNLEVEEGSRVFPGEILGKTSRVTVKQRDITGGLPRVVELFEARSPSSKAVITEIDGVVKIGKLTRLGRKVTISSESTGIDQDYTIPYGRRIIVHEGDVVENGDPLSDGPLDPHDILTAKGVVATQEFITNEILEIYRKQGVDINDKHIRVIVRQMMQKVKILDPGDTIFLEGEIVDKLHVKKVNIEVEQEGGKVATFEQLLMGITKSALITDSFISAASFQNTTKVLTEASVYGKVDTLEGLKESVIIGHRIPAGTGAKYWRKMVKETLDEELSLKKTVDDLLPKATIHLEDEDFENNIQEQEA